In the Aromatoleum bremense genome, one interval contains:
- a CDS encoding cytochrome c oxidase assembly protein: MRLIAAFVLVTLLVTVRPAAAHALAGSLPASFPLLLIAALLGAACGLYGLGARRVPPGRVQATWFCAAMAIGALAVFGPLDRWAENSTALHMVQHMLLIVVVAPLGALAGPLPQWSAATGTLLRPLWGAIQRCGRHPLAAAMVHGVLIWLWHAPRLYLLALDDPWWHLVEHVSFVVSAWLFWWAVLRGRRLAPALLAILLTLIHTGLLGALLTFGRVSFYGDARALEDQQLAGLIMWVPGGFAYLAAAGWIVWRRLGEETAPAAVPARD, from the coding sequence ATGCGTCTGATCGCGGCGTTTGTTCTGGTGACGCTACTCGTCACGGTGCGGCCGGCCGCGGCGCACGCGCTTGCCGGGTCGCTGCCCGCAAGTTTTCCGCTGCTTCTGATCGCGGCGTTGCTCGGTGCGGCGTGCGGGCTCTACGGCCTCGGGGCGCGACGCGTGCCGCCGGGCCGGGTGCAAGCGACGTGGTTTTGCGCCGCGATGGCGATCGGCGCGCTGGCGGTGTTCGGACCACTGGACCGCTGGGCGGAAAACAGTACGGCGCTGCACATGGTGCAGCACATGCTCCTCATCGTCGTGGTCGCGCCGCTCGGAGCGCTGGCCGGCCCATTGCCGCAGTGGAGCGCCGCGACCGGAACGCTGTTGCGCCCGCTGTGGGGGGCGATCCAGCGCTGCGGTCGTCATCCGCTCGCGGCGGCGATGGTGCACGGCGTGCTGATCTGGCTGTGGCACGCCCCGCGCCTGTACCTGCTCGCGCTCGACGATCCGTGGTGGCACCTGGTCGAGCACGTGTCGTTCGTCGTGAGTGCGTGGCTCTTCTGGTGGGCCGTCCTGCGTGGCCGCCGGCTCGCTCCGGCGCTGCTCGCGATCCTGCTGACGCTGATCCACACCGGGCTGCTGGGCGCGTTGCTGACTTTCGGCAGGGTATCGTTCTACGGCGACGCACGCGCGCTCGAGGACCAGCAGCTGGCCGGGCTCATCATGTGGGTGCCGGGCGGTTTCGCCTATCTGGCCGCTGCTGGCTGGATCGTGTGGCGCCGGCTCGGCGAAGAAACCGCGCCTGCCGCGGTGCCGGCGCGGGATTGA